From the genome of Chelonia mydas isolate rCheMyd1 chromosome 2, rCheMyd1.pri.v2, whole genome shotgun sequence, one region includes:
- the SCX gene encoding basic helix-loop-helix transcription factor scleraxis, whose translation MSFAMLRSAPSRYLYPEISMLSEDEENGSESSGSEEKPYHLDAGTYGLKGGKRRSSKKPNRINREPRQRHTANARERDRTNSVNTAFTALRTLIPTEPADRKLSKIETLRLASSYISHLGNVLLLGEACGDGQPCHTTPGFYHHSSSSSPPLRESENSQPKQICTFCLSNQRKLSKDRDRKTAIRS comes from the coding sequence ATGTCCTTTGCCATGCTGCGCTCGGCCCCCAGCCGGTACCTCTACCCCGAGATCAGCATGCTCTCCGAGGACGAGGAGAACGGGAGCGAGAGCTCCGGCTCCGAGGAGAAGCCCTACCACCTGGACGCCGGCACCTACGGCCTCAAGGGCGGGAAGCGCCGGAGCAGCAAGAAACCCAACCGGATCAACCGGGAGCCCCGGCAGCGCCACACGGCCAACGCGCGGGAGCGCGACCGCACCAACAGCGTCAACACCGCCTTCACCGCCCTACGGACGCTCATCCCCACCGAGCCGGCCGACAGGAAGCTCTCCAAGATCGAGACGCTGCGGCTGGCCTCCAGCTACATCTCCCACCTGGGCAACGTGCTGCTGCTCGGGGAGGCCTGCGGGGACGGGCAGCCCTGCCACACCACCCCAGGCTTCTaccaccacagcagcagcagcagccccccgctGCGGGAGAGCGAGAACTCGCAGCCCAAACAGATCTGCACTTTCTGCCTCAGCAACCAGAGGAAGCTG